The Catellatospora citrea DNA segment GCTGCGCGGCCTGCAGCAGCAGGTCCGGCGCGTCGCTGCCACGACTGCGGTAGAACACCAGCTGCGCACGCAGGCGTTCGCACCGGGCCTGCTGCAGCCGGTCAAGCGGACTCAGCTGCGCCATGGCCAGCAGGTCGTTGGCCGCGGCCGGAGCGCCAGCCTCACCCGCGGCCTGCGCGGCGGCCAGGGCGCGTTCTCCTCGACGGCGCAGGTCGGGCGTGAGCTCGGCGGCCCGTTGCAGGAAGGCGGCGGCGGCCGCGGCGCCACCACGGGACTTGGCGCGCTGCGCCGAGTGCTCCAGGTCCTGGGCGACCGACTCCTCCGGCACCGCCGTCGCCGCCGCGAGATGCCAGGCACGCCGGTCGGGGTCGGTCAGACGGTCGGTCGCCTCGGCCAGCGCCAGGTGCGCCTGTCGGCGTTGCGCCGGTGCGGCGGAGCGATACACGGCGGAGCGCACCAGGGGGTGGGCGAAGCGCACCCGGGTGCCCACCGTGATCAGCCCAGCTGCCTCCGCGGGCGCCGCGGCGTCGGCAGGCAGGGCCAGCCCGGATGCGGCACGGCGCAGCAGGGCTGGATCGCCGAGTGGTTCGGCGGCTGCCACCAGCAGCAACTGTCGGGTCTGTGGGGCAAGGCCGTCGACGCGCCGCAGGTAGCCCCGTTCGATCCGGCTGGTCCGGCTGATCGGCGGCCGGCTACCGGGCAGGTCGTATCCTCCGGCCAGTTCCGGCGGAGTCGGCTCGCCTGGCAGTTCCAGCAAGGCCAGCGGGTTGCCGCGGGCTTCGGCGAGGATCCGGTCACGCACCCGCTCATCGAGCGGTCCGGGCGCCACCGATGCCAACAGTGAGCGCGCGTCCCGGTCGCCGAGACCCCCCACCACCAGTTCCGGCAGCCCCGCCAGCTCGATCTCGCCGGGCCGGTACTCGCTGTCGTTCTGCTGGTAGCCGTCGTCGTGCAGGCGCACCGCGAAGACCAGGCCGATCGGGTCGGCTACCAGCCGCCGCGCGGCGAAGGCCAGGGCCTGTGCTGATGCCCGATCGAGCCACTGGAAGTCGTCGACGAGACACAGCAGCGGTCGATCAGCGGCCACTTCGGACAGCAGGGTCAGCGTCGCCAGACCGACCAGCAGCCGGTCGGGAGGAGCCCTCTCGTCGAGTCCGAACGCTCCACGGAGCGCATCACGCTGCGGTTCGGGCAGGCGATCCAGGCGATCCAGCATCGGCGCGCAGAGTTGCTGCAGGCTCGCGTACGCCAGCTCGATTTCCGACTCCACGCCCGATACACGGTATGTTCGCAGGGCCGAAGCTTTCTCTGCCAGATAGTCCAGCAGCGCCGTCTTGCCCACGCCGGACTCGCCGCACAGCACGACAGTCGCGCCTCTGCCCTGCTTCACCTCGCTCAAGAGCCGGTCGAGCACCTCGCACTCGGCGCGACGACCGTACAGCGCTCGGCCCGCAGTCATGTCGAACGTCTCCTATGCGGAGCGACCGACCGGACCCCTTTGCCGGCGAGCTCCGGCCCGGCAGCCCTGACCTCCGATTCTCCGCCGCAACCAGCGTAGTACCGGTGACCGGGCCGTCGAGCGGGAACCGCGTTCGGTCTCCGCGAAGACCACGCCTCTACCAGATGTTTCATGGAGAATCGACGTCCGGCTGGCGCCCGAGGTGATATCCCAGGCGCAGTTCATAGTCGCCCGGCCGGTTGCGTCCGGCAGCGCCGGCGGCGGGCAGCCTGCGCTTGGATCCCGGCCAGCCGAAGGACGAGAGGTAGATGTCATAGGAGGACTTCAGATCGTCCGCGGACGGCAGGGTATACCTGTTGACCTGCTGTTTCACCGCGGCGATCGACTCCTTGTCGAACGAGGAGATCCGCCTGGCGAGGTCGTCGACCAGCGAGTCGAGCTCCCCGTCGGGGACCGTGCGGTTGACCCATCCGTACCGTTCGGCCAGCTCGCCCGGGTAGTCGTCGCTGGACAGGGCGACCTCCAGGGCCCGTGCGCGGCCGAGCAGCAGCGGCAGGTGCTCCAGACCGCCGCCGCCGGGCAGGTTGCCGTTGGCGGTCTCAGGCTGGCCGAACAGTGCCCTTTCGCTGGCGAAGCGCATGTCCATCGCCTGGGTCAGTTCGCTGCCCACGCCCCTGACCCGTCCCCGGATCTTCGCGATCGAGACGACGGGCAGGCGGGACAGGCGCGTGCTGGCGTCGATCAGCAGCGGGTAGCCGCTCACCCCGAGCTCCTTGGGCGTCTCGGCGACCCGGGAGGTGTCGTAGTGGTTGAGGAAGTAGTCCGGGTTCGCCGATTCGAACACGACGACACGCAGCTCCGAATCGGCCGCCAGCTGGTCGACCAGACGCGGGAGCTCGGTGAGCGTCTCCGGGGAGACCAGGTTGATCGGGGGGTTGTCGAACGTGATCCGCCACAGTCTCCTGGTCTCGGCCACTACGGAAAAGTCGGTCCACGGTTTCACAAAGTTCGTCTCCTTGTCCGCCCGGCCCGGAAACCGTTCACTACCGGCACTCCTCCATCATCCCGGCCCGACGCGAGTAATTTGCACCAGACCATCCTGAAACACATTAATTCTGGCGTCCATGAGACGCGCCCCCGCCTGGGGACCCTGCCTCAGCCCCCCACGTCCCGATAGCCGGGCAGGAGCCAGCGGGGGCGCCAGCCCAGCCATCCGCCGACGATCCAGACGAGTTCGAGAGCGAACCCGACGGCCACGACCGCGAACCCCACGCTGCGCCACGAGTAAAGACCAACCGGGGCGACGAGCGCGAGCAGGCCGATCAGGTGGCCGAGCACGCCCAGGTCGTAGGTCAGCTTCGCCCGGAACATGTACCTGCCCTGTAGCCGGTGGTCGAGGCGTTGCACGTCATGCGCGCGTGCGACGACTTCCGGGTCCGTGGCGTCGTCTCCGAGCCACGCCAGCCTGTCCGTCGGCGTCGCGGAGTACTGCAGTGCGATGGTGGTGAACTGCAGGCAGAAGACGAACAGGATCGCGCCGACCGCGAATGCCACCATCGCCAGTCCCGCGAACCTCGGCGGCTCATCACTGGTCGCGAGCAGAGCCAGGGTCGCCAGGGCGAACCCGGCCAGGACCGGCGCGGTGACGGTGCCCATCGAGCGGATCGCGTCGACGGAGCCGAGCGGGTAGCGCACGACCCAGTGTGGTTTCTGCCGCATCTGCGTGGCGGCGGCACCAGGTTCATCGGCGGGCACGGTTGGCCCGTTCTTCGCCGTCGTCGCGGCTGCGGCAGAACACCATGTGCTTCGGTGGCCGGCTCTTGCACTCCGGGCAGATGTCCGGTCCAGGCGCCGAGCCACGGAAGTCGTCCGGCGCGGCGTCGTCGCGGTCGTTCTCGGTCATCGTCCTCCTTGATATCTCCACGCCGGCCGTCGGTCGGCGGCCCGCTAGGGTCCGAGGTGCACGAACGTGGCCCACAGGATCGGACCGAACCGCCGCTCGTGCGCCGTGCCGGGCAACTGCTCCAGCCGCCCGCGGAGTAGTCGCACGCCGTCGTGCAGGGCGTGTGCGGCGGCGCCGAGCCCGGCGCCCTGTTCGACGATCCGGGCGTAGAAGGTGTCCGTGACTTCGAGCGACAGCCGGTCGGACACCACCCACATGTTCGCCAGGACGTGCGCGAATCCCACGGTCTGCAGCGCTCCGGCGATGTGCATCGCTTCGTCGGCCAGCAGCACTTGACCGCGAACCGTGTCGCAGGCGCCCAGGAACGCCAGCTGAGCGTCCGGCAGCCGAAGACCTGCCACGTCGGCGATGGAGACAGCGCCCTTGTCGCGGCTGTCGACCGTGATCAGCTCGCCGGTGTCCGGACGGAACGGATCCTGGACGCCGTGTCCGGCGAAGTGCAGCCACTGGTGGCGGGGAAGCTGGGCCAGCACGTTGGCGCGCGTCGCCTGCGAGCCGCTCAGCACGGACACCGTACCCAGCCGGCGGCGGACCACCTCGACCTCGTCGGCCGCTCGCGGAACCTCAGGCCAGCCTGCTGCCCGCGGTACGGCGACCGCCAGCACCTGCGGTGCGCCGTCGCGGGCACCCGGCCGGGACGATGCACGTGCACCGGCGCTGATGAGGCTGCGCACCGTCGGCGCGTAGGACGACACGACGCGGTCGATCGTGGCCGCGGCCGGCGCGAAACTGCCCAGTGCCCCTCCGGCTCGCCCACTGGAGCCGAAGGTGTGGGGATGGCGGCCGGCTGCGTGCAGGGGCAGGAACGTGAGCAGGCCGGTGGGACACCACCAGACCCGCGGCCAGTGCTGCCCGCGTCCGGGCGCCCCCGTGAATCCGAGTGCGTCGAGAACCGGCTCGATCGTGCTGTGCCACAGCCAGATGAGGATCGACGTGATGGCAGCGGCCGCCTGGTCGCGTTCGGCGGGCGGCTGGTTGGTGTCGCGCACGGTTTCGAGGCAGCCGAGGAATTGGATCACTTGCCTGATCAGCGTGTCCGACTGCAGGCGCGGCAGCTTCACGACCTCGACGACTTCGCCTCGCAGGATCAGAGCATCGCAGCGGTGCCGGCTGACGTTGAGGACCACCACAGGGTGGCAGCGAAGGGCACCGAGCAGGTCATCGGCTCGCGGCGCGCGCAGGAAGTCGACGAACCCGTCGATTGCCCGTATCTGTTCGACGATGCGGCCGCGTTCACCGGCGGCACGTCTGCGCTGCTCCATCAGCGCGGAGACGACCTCCTCGGGGAGGTCCGTGTCGTCGCCGGCGGGCTTCGCATCGAGTTCGCGGGTCAGTTGCTCGAAACGGTCGGCGAGGTCCGGGGCGGTCTCGTGCAGCGCCGCGAGCGTCGACTGGACGGCCAGCGACTGGCCGTGCAGTACGCCGCGGCCGTGTTCGAGTAGTTCGAGTGCGCGACGCGGCTGGCCGGCGTTCAGCGCGCATGCCGCGGCGTCGGAGGCCAGGCCGAAGAACCGGCTCAGCGCGTGCGCCCGGTCGGCGCGGTACAGCGCGGCGACGGCGGTCGCGTTGAGCAGGTCCACCGCACGGCCGTAGGCCTGCGTGGCCGCGGTCCAGTCGCCGGTGAACGCGGCGAGTTCGGCGATCGTGACCGCGGCGCGCACGCGCGAGTCCGACGATGCCGTGGGCATCGACAGGATCTGCTCGAAGATCTCGGTCGCTTCGGCGCCGGCGGCGGCATTCGCCCTCCGCCTGGCGATATCGCCCAGGTGGACGCCGAGATTGCGCAGCACACGCACGCGGTCGACGTGGCCTGGCGCCGTCATCTCGACGGCACGCCGCAGCAGCCGCCCTGCCTCATCCCATGCGTCTTCGCCGGCACCGGGACGGCCGGTCACGACAGCGGCCAGGTTCACGGTGGCCAGGCGGCCGGCGATGTCGTCACGCGAAACAGCCAGGATCGCGCGGAACAGCGATTCGGCTTCCTCTAGCGCAGGTAGGTGGGCCGAGTGCTTGAACTGCTCGTGCAGGGCGATGGCC contains these protein-coding regions:
- a CDS encoding AAA family ATPase, with amino-acid sequence MTAGRALYGRRAECEVLDRLLSEVKQGRGATVVLCGESGVGKTALLDYLAEKASALRTYRVSGVESEIELAYASLQQLCAPMLDRLDRLPEPQRDALRGAFGLDERAPPDRLLVGLATLTLLSEVAADRPLLCLVDDFQWLDRASAQALAFAARRLVADPIGLVFAVRLHDDGYQQNDSEYRPGEIELAGLPELVVGGLGDRDARSLLASVAPGPLDERVRDRILAEARGNPLALLELPGEPTPPELAGGYDLPGSRPPISRTSRIERGYLRRVDGLAPQTRQLLLVAAAEPLGDPALLRRAASGLALPADAAAPAEAAGLITVGTRVRFAHPLVRSAVYRSAAPAQRRQAHLALAEATDRLTDPDRRAWHLAAATAVPEESVAQDLEHSAQRAKSRGGAAAAAAFLQRAAELTPDLRRRGERALAAAQAAGEAGAPAAANDLLAMAQLSPLDRLQQARCERLRAQLVFYRSRGSDAPDLLLQAAQRLAPLDAAMARETYLEALLAAMCTGAGQPEPEVGVRAVAAAARTVPVEPGSQQAADLLLDGLSTQFTQGFPQAVPTLRRALEVAGAGHTGLTLVCLACSLVAMELWEDTAWLNLLEREVRVARQTGTLSMLPVALDYLASYHIQAGDFTAAAAFNDESVTLDAAIRVSPPPYSPLMLAAWRGDQQTTAQLTRFGIQDASPRGEGSALVLTEYAAAVLDNGLGHYSSALAAAERAITGDVLVARSWTLTELVEAAARDGRRDVGEQALEQLAERTQASGTQWALGSEARSRALLSEGPPAEDLYREAIDRFGHCRMNAHLARAHLVYGEWLRRENRRQDAREHLHRAHDMLTAMGAAAFGERARNELLATGEAVRKRSADTVSDLTPQEALIASLARDGRTNHEIGAELFLSPRTVEWHLRKVFTKLAINSRRDLREAALDTKLNGAR
- a CDS encoding enoyl-CoA hydratase/isomerase family protein — translated: MKPWTDFSVVAETRRLWRITFDNPPINLVSPETLTELPRLVDQLAADSELRVVVFESANPDYFLNHYDTSRVAETPKELGVSGYPLLIDASTRLSRLPVVSIAKIRGRVRGVGSELTQAMDMRFASERALFGQPETANGNLPGGGGLEHLPLLLGRARALEVALSSDDYPGELAERYGWVNRTVPDGELDSLVDDLARRISSFDKESIAAVKQQVNRYTLPSADDLKSSYDIYLSSFGWPGSKRRLPAAGAAGRNRPGDYELRLGYHLGRQPDVDSP
- a CDS encoding CHAT domain-containing protein translates to MVQPDLSHVSATAMAQQGLRLLEDFQSTQQLDQLSQAIERLRQAAFGLPAGSARQCLVLSELGRALRRRHELTGAEVDLEEAIPALTAACMTPEEGCRHLYLNNLANAYADRYERTTSLADLDRAEAALRRALELAPHDDPARSVIVSGLTSVLSYRYQRDGDVRHLDEAVAVCRDVVTADLAAPAQQALAMYHLAGALHEAYEARSNLDLLHVAEDWARRATDGTSTDPDSAMYLARLGSILTRRAEVERDPERLTEAEIVLAAAVLGTPPEHVRYAGYLNEMGNAVYARFKFTGELTQLDRALEIFQTVVAIGAEGGINEAGQLINLGNMLMQRFALSPELATLDNAISAFDRGVRMFGEDDPFLPMARSVYGGALLERSRHSDIAGQPERFLEFAIAELRRADRAQTGYAEHRRTIRNNLAIALHEQFKHSAHLPALEEAESLFRAILAVSRDDIAGRLATVNLAAVVTGRPGAGEDAWDEAGRLLRRAVEMTAPGHVDRVRVLRNLGVHLGDIARRRANAAAGAEATEIFEQILSMPTASSDSRVRAAVTIAELAAFTGDWTAATQAYGRAVDLLNATAVAALYRADRAHALSRFFGLASDAAACALNAGQPRRALELLEHGRGVLHGQSLAVQSTLAALHETAPDLADRFEQLTRELDAKPAGDDTDLPEEVVSALMEQRRRAAGERGRIVEQIRAIDGFVDFLRAPRADDLLGALRCHPVVVLNVSRHRCDALILRGEVVEVVKLPRLQSDTLIRQVIQFLGCLETVRDTNQPPAERDQAAAAITSILIWLWHSTIEPVLDALGFTGAPGRGQHWPRVWWCPTGLLTFLPLHAAGRHPHTFGSSGRAGGALGSFAPAAATIDRVVSSYAPTVRSLISAGARASSRPGARDGAPQVLAVAVPRAAGWPEVPRAADEVEVVRRRLGTVSVLSGSQATRANVLAQLPRHQWLHFAGHGVQDPFRPDTGELITVDSRDKGAVSIADVAGLRLPDAQLAFLGACDTVRGQVLLADEAMHIAGALQTVGFAHVLANMWVVSDRLSLEVTDTFYARIVEQGAGLGAAAHALHDGVRLLRGRLEQLPGTAHERRFGPILWATFVHLGP